GATGATATAGTCAAAGCAATTATCACAAACATGAGAAGTAGAAAATAAATTACTTATGCAATTGACTTGACCATATCACTAAGCTCGAAGGACTGTGACTTGCAGACACCTCCCAAGCTACAGACTGGGCACTGCTTGCTCTAAGCACTGCACCAGCTTGGTGAACCTAAAGCTTTTCAATAAAGCATCACACTCAGGAAATTCTTACAAAAATATCAAATTTCTTTTGGCATTAAATactttacatataatatattagcAAATATATTTCtgtcaaaaataaaacactttccAAGTGTATTAAAAATATAGTTATTGACCTAACACATGACCCAACATAAATACTATTAACATGACAAAATATTGACATCAGCCAGGCATGCTGCACATCCTTGTCCACAATTTGATGGCGCTGTTCAGACTTGTGGCAACCCTGGGCCCCCTGAGGTCACTCTCTCGTATTCTTCCCTTGATTTTTTACTTTTGCGATTTCTGTACCTGTAAACAATCAGAAGTGAAACAGCACTGTAACTAACAGGTATAAAAACAAACCCTGAAATAAATACACAGACTCTAAGAGCCTATGTAAAATGCTCAGACTGAGTACGTTGGGTTCAGGTAATGGGaaaagcaagagagcaagagagcggtGTCCTGCCGTCCAGCAGTTTATGCAAGCAATGCACATGGCTACACAGCTAACACCATGAAAGTGTTTCCCCAAGGACTCAACACGAGCGAGCACAACACTAAGAAGTGACAGGACTGATTCTCCACTGTCTTTTTCTATCAGTTTCTCTCACCACTACTAAGTTCTGGTACATATAATCAGGAAGGGCATTAGCATCAGGTTGGCTCCATAGTACAAAATCTAGACAGTGACttgctgaggaaaaaaaaaaaatcactaaacaaTCCATCCCAACttcaaactaaaaaaataaataaataaactggaAGCATTTCTACAGGCATTATTATTCTAGTATTCTCAGCTTTTACAGGTCCAATCCATGTAAAAACTCTGacaatctttttatttcttcttagttaTCATTTTGTAATAATATCACTGTAGGGGAGAACCCTAATTATTATAGGATGAGAATTTCTGTctgtattttataaagaaattataTTCCTCATTTGAGTTTTATTTGCACACAGGCAGGAAATGAAGGCCAGTGACTTAATGAACCCCAGGTGCTATGAACCCCAGGTGCTATGAACCCCAGGTGCTATGAAACCCAGGTGCTATGAAACCCAGGTGCTATACAGCAAAGCATCTTTGCTAAAAACACGCTGCAGATTTCACTTCATTCCTTTCATGCTGTGTTTAGATTTCAACCACTTTATAggtctggttttttgtttttgtttttttttttttgttttggttatttttttttaagaaggcaATAAAACAAACTGGCTTACCATCTGCAGAAATAGTACATGGATCCAGCAGTTACAATAAGAAAGAGGAAAACGAGAATCACGGTCAATGCAACGTATTCTCTGCTCAAGGGTTGGTGAACAGTCAGAAAGAAGTGTTCACACCGCAGACCAGTGTAGCCCACTTCACATCTAAAAGAGAGCAGCCGCAAAGAAAGCCGATTATTTTAAAGTGAGGTCACGCTATGAGCTGGCCTTACAAGAACTAAGTCCCCACTGCAGTACAAGAAACCAGGATGATTTGTCAAAAGCTATAAAGATGAATTCAAAAATTGAATGCAAAAATAACTCAACATTAGTAAAATAGATCTGCACAGCATCTAATTCAAACTACAGCAGCAAAATGACAATCTGTGCAGCTGCTGCCAAGGTACTGGTTAcctagaattatatatatatatatatatatatgtgtgtgtgtgtgtgtgtgtgtgtgtgtgtgtgtgtgtgtgtatttatatatatatatgtatgtgtatttatatgtgtgtgtgtgtgtgtatttatatatatatatgtatgtgtatttatatgtgtgtgtgtgtgtttgtatgcatgtgtattttcCATTGTAGTGAGAGGAGGCATGTAAAAAGTTCCCCTCATTATTATGCACCCCAAAGTATCTGTCCAGACTGAaacattctatttctttcttattttgaagAATAAAGTTTTTAATAGTATCTACAAAGTATACTTGAACTGCCTGTAGAAATACATTGACtatagaggaggagaggaaagtgtAGGGCTCAGAGCTGTCATTGGATGCTCATCTCGGTCACCTCACCTGCAGTATTTCTCGCTCATGTCCACCAGGTAGATACAGTGTCCATGCAAGCAGTAGCCGTCCATGTCAGAGCTACACTTTGTAATCAACACTTGCGCCACACGGGGATCGTCTTCCATTTGAACTGTGAAAGGAATGGAAAGGTTAACGACTCGTGTTCTGGGACTCTGTCTGTATAGCTATCCTTTCTCTAAGCAACTTCAGTAGACAGGTCAGAGGTCAACGGTGAAGAATTTTCAGGGGTAAAGCATTACTCAACTTACCACACTCCCCCAACCAATGAACAATCACCCACAATACAGTAagctaaaacaaaatgaatcttGAGGATGTAattctcagaacacacacacacacacacacacacacacacacacacacacacgacctccCCAAAGTAAAatgtgtcttttgtttgttcagttTTTGAAGTCTCAAAGCAATTCTGAAATTGCCTcctcttaaaatatttaaattacaagTTGAAAGCATTAATTCATTCAGGAGAGTTTAATTCTAAAATAGGCCTTGGTTGGGTGCGTATTTCCAAATCATTGAGACTATCAACCACGAGACCAGCCTCTTGAATATCTCTTGAATGGATACCTGACCATGAACTAGACCAATTTTGACATAGTCCGCTAAGAAAATACGACAGCGAATGTAAGAGTTTTCAATAGAAATATTATTTATGATGGCAGTGTAGGTCCATTGGCAGAGCAGGTGTCTAGAATGCACAAAGCCCAAGTCCAATCCATACCACCATCTGAACTGGATATGGTGGCCCCCTCCCCACTGCAGAAGTGGGTACAGAATAAACAGAAGGTCAAGATCAGCCTCGGCTgcatgtgtttgaggccagcctgggaaacatgagatgctgtctcaaatatgtatgtatgtatgtatgtatgtatgtatgtatctatctatctatctatctatctatctatctatctatctatctatattgtgtgtgtgtgtgtgtgtgtgtgtgtgtaaaagaataaatgaaacagTGATTCacctaaaatatttgaaaattatccAAAGAGAGCATGCTGGTTGGAGTACTCGTTTCTGCCCAATTAACTGCccataaaaacaagcaaacaaataaaaccaatgaTGGAGGGAGATTGGTAACATCCAGAAACCTTGGTGGTGGTGGACAAGAAAGAAGTAGAAAACCTAGAACCATTCTTTGGATTTAGAATTTAGCTCAGAGCAAAGCACAGAGGGTTAGTTCTCCTGGCCCGTGTTGCCCATGGGGGATCAATGACTGCCTATCCTTCGCCTTTGTATTCCTACCTTAACATGGTACTGATCACACTAAGCACTCCATGAATGTTTCCTGAACCCTATGGCAAAACAGAATGGGAATATCCACCCCTCTTACATGGTGTATCTATCAAGAAGAAACATATGGTGTATGgagttttcattttctggttcTTCATGGGATCTGGCCCTTCAAATATTTTCCAACAGCGACTTTATACCCAGGTATGATTTTCTTTGGATTCTATGTTTCCAAAATCCAAATCTTTATAGCTacatctctgtgtctttcttccCTTGTTATTCCTTCATGCAATTTCTACAAGTCTCTAGTTAATTATTAGtttaaaaatccagtaaaaatgGATATGATACGGCAGGTGTCCCTTCCTCTTGTTTCATTGGTGTGCAttgatatttacatttcatttgcaaatgtgTAGAAGTTTGATGCTACTTTCATGACCGTAGACTTACCTAAAGCTGTACAGTTATCCTCGGATTCTTCTGGGATACATGACGGAATCACGGTTGTGCTGATAACTGCTTGTAGAAGGTGGGAACCTGgttatggaagaaaataaaagatgcaATTAGTGCTGCAAGGAAAGCAACTTTCCTCACGGTTCTGCATGTCTTCGGTATATTTTGGGATGTCCTGTTTTAGGAAGTTACTTCATCAAAGTGGTAACAGGCTGTTAGGGAAACGGTCATATAATTCGCAAAATATAATCTAGATAAAGTGAGAATATTGTTGTCCTTTTTTGTTCATTCAGATTAGCTCCAACATTGCCTACACATAGTGAATTTACAGATGTCCAAATCTCTTTCATAAAATGGCATAGGATTTGTACATAACCTGAGCTTGTCTTCTAGTGTCCAGATTACATCTAAAACCTAATACAATGCTGATGCTATATGATATCTGTTAGAATGTGTTGTCTACGTTCAGTACAAACAGTATTCTCAAATATTTTGAACCCATGGATACACGAGGACCATGTGTATGTCTTATCTAGCACTGGAAGGAGCTGGTGAAGCAGGCCAAGCTATGCAAGCCTTAGTACCCCATCTTTGTCATCACAGTGAGCTTGAAACAACTGTCTCATTCATTCAAAAGATGAATGTTGGAAATTAGGCGTCAGAATGACTCAGGCCATTTCTGAGTTGTATGGGAAACATGATAAGAAGAGCCCTCTAATTCTATACATATTTACACAAGAGGATTTTGCCTCTCTTGTTTCATCTTTGTGTATTTTGAACACCAGTCTTTTTTCTGCTCTGTAGGAATTACTATTATGTAGTCAATAGTTGtgctagtagtagtagtaacaggcacaactggctggcctcaaatgtgtACTGTGTGGAGATACAGTTCTGCTCATTTGATCTGTGCTATCTCACTTTATGCTTTCAAAGATGCTAAGGAAGAAACTATTTACTCCATCAGATGTACAAGAACTGAGCATAAGGAGTTTAAGCAACTTCCTGGAGATGCACGTCAAATGGACCCCAGGACGGAACTTGGAAATGGATCGTAATACTCGACTGTGATGAATACTGCTTGGAGCACACTACGGAAGCTAAAGCAGAGTATTATTTACATCAGCTTGGAAGGAATGGGGAAGTGAGAACGAGAACGGCATGAGAAAACCTAAGCTATGTTACTTGGACACAGTGACTCTTTTCCCCAACTCCCAATTGTTCTTACAGACTTTTAGGGAGACTGAAATGGATTTTCCCCCCAGAAATGCCAAACTTAGCAGAGCTTCCCATAAATATTCCAGACAGTCAATCTGTAGCCTGTAGTTTGAACTATCCAGGTAGTGCCCTCTACTGGTTTATAGTAAGAGTATAAATCTCTATAATTTGGCATTTGAATGCACCATTTAATCCATATTGGGAAAAAGTGATTTTTCTTCTCAATTAGGGGAACTTTGACCTTATTAATCAACACGAGGGTGTTCTAAACATCAAGACACAGATCGACTTCAAGTCCAACCTCATGGTTCCTACCACCTACACTATGTTTCAAACTTGacccaacaatgccattcacaATAAAGACAAGCACACCCCAAATGAGTCCAGTGTGTGCAAATTAAATGTCTTATTGAGTGACCACAGAAGACAAGACCTAAAGATCCAGTTTTATATCCTTCCGTTGGTTTGAAAACACTGAAAgctctaaatcagtggttctctaTCATCCTAATGCTGtacccctttaatacagttccttgtgttgtggtgacgccaaccataaaattatgtttgctggtacttcataactgtaatgttgctagttttatgaatcataatataaatatctgacatgcagatAGCTGATATGAGGCGACCCTGTGAAAGCGTCATGTGCCCTCCAAACAAGTCAagaccccacaggttgagaacgacTGTTCTAGAAGAATCTGCTCCCTAGTCAGGCTTCTCTAGTCAACGTGCATTGCTTTGATAGACCAAAATTAATCTTTCTTAAAtgactgaaaaaaacaaaaaaaaaagaaagaaaaaaagaaaggaaggaaggaagggagggaggaaggaaggaccaGAGTCTCTGTACTGTCAGTCAACAGAGATGACAACTGTTTTCACATAGGTGAGGAATGAGGTGTGTGGGTCGGAGAAGGAGATGGACTCTCAACCATGTTAGTTTTGCTCCATTTCTTGATAGAGTTTTACTGTGCACTGTACTGAAGAATTAAGCCCTTTCACCTAGACAGTCTTCTCAGCACAGACTGGGCTTATGACTGTCCATGATTTCATCCTTAacaccctccccctccacttttcCTTGTAATCCCTGGAGGAGAAAATTCAGTTCTCAATCCAGGAAACTACCATTGtctgtgggagtggggagggcgAAGATTGGGATACCAGTCTCTCTGTCCAAGCGCATCATCCTTTGTTTAGAAGTCACACAGGCAAGAAGAGGTACTGATGTCAAGATGAGCATTTCCTGCTTAAGATTGCTTCAACTGTTACCCTGTTGGGGGCTGCAATTGATCCCAACCAGTGCTGTTGACTGTTCTGATGTCGTTAATTAAGGCTTTTCATAAGTTACTAGTTCATCTTCTATTATAAGCTTCGAATCCTTGAGCCGCAGGTGAAATATTTGTCTTTGTGGGTTGCAGAATATTAGCCTAGGGTGTGCACCTCCTGGAACACTGGTCTGGCCTGCGGTGCTTGTGCAGAGACAGTTCATTGGTTCAACAGTTTCTGTGAGACTTGGTGTGGTAATCCACCAGCAAAATAGTTTACAGATGAAATTGTAAATAATCACATGAAAGTGTGAAATCATGCCAGTGGATGGCAAAAAAAATGGGTCTAAATCATCTATCTTTGTATACAGAGGTCAGATTTAGAACAGGAGTCCTTGCTGGTCTCTAGCTATGCCTAACACAAGACTTTCAAAAGTTGAATAGAGGAATAAATGTGGCGATCCGGAGATTGAAAAGCCCATGCACAGAGGCCTGTGACAGCCACATCCCAACTTAACATCCCAGTGTTGAGGACTAGATTGAGAGCATTGCCCATGCTAGACAAGTATTCTGTCATTAGCCACAATCACAGCCCAGTAGTCATTATTTTAAAGTTATACAAGGAAGGAATAAGACCCAGTGTCATATCCACATGGTTCCTTAGTCTTATGTTCTTAATAATTTTAGTGGGTTTGTGTACAACAATCTATGGTTCAATTGCAAATATCTTACTTAAGGCTTTTGTTCCTTACAGTGGATTCCTGCTATTAAAGTCATTCACAAGGTTAAACATTTTGAATCACGTCTATGACAAAATGTAAGATCCTGATGAAGTCCATGCAACGTGGCATAGATAGACACACAACTGGTGCTTAGAAGTTCAACTTCATCATGTAAAGCAAAGAGCAAAACCACTTTAAGACTTTAAAAGGGTCATAGCTCCAAGTGGGTTTAGGAATTTGGTCTTCTCAATTGATCTCCCCCTTCACCTTTGGGAGACTGCATTTCAGGGAAATCTCAAATACACCAGCAGGAAATGGATCCACTGACTCACAGGATGCAATTCGCCTCTTTGCCATGAGTCAGGGCCCAACCTACAGCCTTAGGCAAGGATGGGGACTGTGCATGTGCGTGGGAGAGCCTGAGTGCTGTCACCGGAATGGGGATAGCCCTGACAGCTACAGCCATGGGCCCTGGAGTGCTAGGACCTGTTTGCCCAACAGGTAGGCAGAATATCTGAAATACAAAATGCCCTCATTGCCTACAGTTTCTTCTGACCTGCttcctagtgaggaaagagaagaccAATGGAGAGGAAACCGGGATTCTGTGACCGAAGAGAAGAGCCAGTCAGCAAAAGGTTCCCAAACCAGGCAGAGAAAGCTTCTTTAGAAaaccatcaagaaaataaaaattgtctAAAATAAAGGATGCAAGTGAATGAGAGGTGTTCACCTTCTTTTCCCAATAAAATCTTTCAGAATATTTAGACCAGAAGAGTAATATTTGCCTGGCCAAACAGGTAGGCACATCTGCTATGAATCTTTTCCAGTGTCACAGCAGCTGGCCTGTCCCCAGGAGGTTTTTGGTTTGCCATCTTCTTCTTCTGAGGTGGGACTACAAAATTTTTTGATAACAGTACATCCATTAGATCCTGTGCACTTAGAAAAAGTGAAGGGAAAATTCTACTCATATGTTATCTGCCAGCAGAATATTGTGCAGATGGAATTGTATACAATAATATTAAAATGTGAGATTGCACCAGTGACTCTCTCAAATCACATCATGAAAAGGTCTACTTTCTGTCCTGTCTGGTAACAGTCTGTATTTCAGAGAAAATGTGTGTATATTCTTATACATAAGATATGGTTGTCCTTTGGTGTCTTTTTACTGTAGTCATGGTGATGGCTGTAGTCATGGTGATGGCTGTAGTCATGGTGATGGCTGTAGTCATGGTGATGGCTGTAGTCATGGTGATGGCTGTAGTCATGGTGGTGACTGAAGCTTTGACTATTTCATGACATTTCTAGCAGCATGCTAACCAATTCACTTTCACTGTACATGCTGGAGGCCAAATATGAAATCTTTTCACAAGGAAAAAGTTTTAACCAGTgaacacgcacaggcacacatgcaagaAAATGATGTCATTTAAACACCCTTTGACACTGTTTTAAACGACATGTTCTCGCCATATAGCTGAAGACAGTCTCAGATTTTCAAACTTCCTCTCTCAGTCTAACTATTCCTGGAAATACAGGCGTGTGCAAGTATATTGTTATGAGTGGGTGGTTTTAAAAATCTTGAAGGTAATTCATTTTCACCCCGAGCAGTTACATACTATGGAGCACATATCGAGAGGTACTCAAGACTCCTCCTTCACGAAGATGTCGTTTTGAGTATATAGACTTGCCTTGCCTTGAAGAGTTAGACTTCAGTGAGAGGCACATACACAGGAAGGGTTTAGCTAGAAGAGGAGGAAGTCAGCTCATCTCATGCCTCTTTCTAGTTGGTTACCTTAATGAAATATTGATCCAATACATATCTATTGAGCACTTTTTATTTGTGAGGCTCTGAACAtgatggaagaaagaagagacatAATTCCTGTCCTTCAGAGATCCCGTGACGTTCTATAACTAGAGTGAGGATGAAGAAAGCAGACTATATGAAGAACGGTAAGTATTCAATCAAACCATACCAAGGTCACAGTACCCGTGCATGTGCAGGAAGCAAGCAGGACAGCCCCTTTGAGGCATTTGTGAGGGAAGGCATAAAGAGAAGACTTAGTGAGTGATTGGATTCCAATCTGAAGGTCCTACATCACCTTTATGCATGCATAGAGTCTGGAAGGAGCTAGTGAAGCCCATTTGAAGATCGAGGAAGATTTTATTGTATATAATGGAGCCATTTACCTATTCCAAGGAAATAGTATggaatgagaaagagaaatgtgAGGAACTGTTATTAGAAAGATAGACAGAAATAACcaaggaaaataaatggaaggGAAGGGATATGTTTAGTATTGTGAATGGGCAGAGGGGTATAACAGGAGCTGGGGGGCCAGCTGTGCAATGTCTGAAGAAAGGATTCACAGGACCCAAGTTCTGCTAAGACCAGCGACAAGCATTGCTGAGCTGATAGGCATTGTGATGCTGACATTACAGGACTTTGCTTATGTTAAGCAAGCATTCGATCATGGAACCCCCAAAGATGACTTTTAAAACACTAGAAGTAGTACCCAGACTCCTAGACGTATGAGCAACTTGGTAGTTCAACCTGTGAATTATGGGAGACAATAAAAGCCTATGTTCgatcagtgcttctcaaccaggGCCAATTTTATCAACCAAGGGTATTCGACAAGGTCTGGAGGGGGTTCTGATTGCCACAGTAGGGGTTACTACTGACATCTAGTGGGTAGAATCCTGATTTGCTGCTAAACACCCTACAATGCTCACTCACCATGTCTGTTGAGTTATGAATCCAGCTAACACGGATATCTAACATAACCTGTTACTTCCTTACGTCCCCACTAACCCTGCTTGGGTACAGACTTACTCTAAGGTATGACTAGAACAGCACCAGAGGTACAGGTAGATTAATGGTGGCATGATAAATGTGTGTAGACACAAGCCTGTGTGACAGTAACTTCCATATCTCATATTTATAATTCGTGATTTTGACCTAAGAGGTTAAATGATCTTGAGCATTAGAAATAGCATGCTAGTTCGTTAAATCTTTACTTTAACCTAGAATGCAACTGAACCTTTATCTGTTCTCTAGCCAGACACCCAGACTTACACAAACAGTATCGCCAGAGGACACTGAGTCTGTTGCATTACCTCGTTTTTTAAAAGACATCCCAGGATTGCGTTGGCATACCAAGGTTGTCAGGTGGCTCCTCTCAAAGGTTCTTGCCTGTCACAGCTTTGGGGAGCCTTCCCATTGTCTACCACTGGAATGTTCCCAACAGCAATTTTAGCCACATTAATAGACAATTTGCATAAGCCTACATTTATAGTGCAAATGAGGAAGCCACACCTCCATTTATAGTCTCTTTAGAAAGGATCCCtcacttctgcctctcttctcagAAAATAGAAGATTCgtaaaaaggacaaaaaaattGACAATTACATAAAGACACAAGGGATAAAAACAAAGATACTCTCTTCCTTACTGTCTTAGTTGGTATATATTTTGGaagataagagaaagaaaagacccaGCCAGCTTCGATGACTACTTCATAATGAAGCTCATATCTAAGTtctatatgaataaaaataaaaataaacctttttggtcaaaatcataaattataaatatgCAATATGGAAGCTATTGACACGCAAgcttgtgtgcacatacacatcatacaaacatacatacatacatacatacatacataatatgaatgttatgtaaaaaaaaaaaaagtcaactatTTTAGCCCAGGTTGGAAGGATAGATTGTTTTCTCTGCTTGGTTTGGCGTCAGAAGTGAGCCCACTTAGAACAGGttccaagtcccaggacagccttAGTTAACTCTGGAGTTTCTGTATTAGAACATGTTATTTTGACCCCCTATTAGCCTTTGGGCCCGTGACACCTGCtaaagaatgaccttgaactttgcgTTTTGCCCCCAGTCTCCTAGTCTTTGTAAGGTACTCAATATCGCTGAGTCTTCATGTCTGCATTGACCAAAAGCACACCATTATATCTGTCTTCCTCCAGTGATTATTTAAGGATAAAATGAGGTGATAGG
This is a stretch of genomic DNA from Rattus norvegicus strain BN/NHsdMcwi chromosome 14, GRCr8, whole genome shotgun sequence. It encodes these proteins:
- the Ereg gene encoding proepiregulin preproprotein, coding for METFPAAWVLALLCLGSHLLQAVISTTVIPSCIPEESEDNCTALVQMEDDPRVAQVLITKCSSDMDGYCLHGHCIYLVDMSEKYCRCEVGYTGLRCEHFFLTVHQPLSREYVALTVILVFLFLIVTAGSMYYFCRWYRNRKSKKSREEYERVTSGGPGLPQV